The following are encoded in a window of Streptomyces sp. SAT1 genomic DNA:
- a CDS encoding Uma2 family endonuclease — MTAEPVQQYGHWPLPPLDGYTVDDLFTLHGLPPHTELLDGSLIFVSPQREFHTVVMDLLVTGLRCTAPEDLRVRREMTVVLDDRNAPEPDVSVLRAAGAGTDRTRYKAEDVVLAVEVVSPESESRDRTTKPYKYASAGIPNYWRVERGGSGGGPVVHVYELDPLTRSYVHMGMHRDQIKVTVPYDIEIDLTAFDRI; from the coding sequence ATGACTGCCGAGCCTGTGCAGCAGTACGGCCACTGGCCGCTGCCACCGCTGGACGGCTACACCGTGGACGACCTGTTCACTCTGCACGGACTCCCGCCGCACACCGAGTTGCTCGACGGGAGCCTGATCTTCGTGAGTCCGCAGCGGGAGTTCCACACCGTCGTCATGGACCTGCTGGTGACCGGGCTGCGATGCACCGCCCCGGAGGATCTGCGGGTCCGGCGTGAGATGACCGTGGTACTGGACGATCGCAACGCGCCCGAACCCGACGTCAGCGTGCTCCGCGCCGCAGGAGCGGGAACCGACAGGACGCGGTACAAGGCCGAGGACGTGGTCCTCGCTGTCGAAGTCGTCTCCCCGGAGTCCGAGTCCCGCGACCGCACGACCAAGCCGTACAAGTACGCGTCAGCGGGAATCCCCAACTACTGGCGCGTCGAACGAGGCGGTAGCGGAGGAGGCCCGGTTGTCCACGTCTACGAGCTCGATCCCCTCACCAGGTCGTACGTGCACATGGGGATGCACCGGGACCAGATCAAAGTCACCGTGCCCTATGACATCGAGATCGACCTGACAGCCTTCGACCGGATCTGA
- a CDS encoding 4-(cytidine 5'-diphospho)-2-C-methyl-D-erythritol kinase, giving the protein MSVTVRVPAKVNVQLAVGAARPDGFHDLANVFLAVGLYDEVTATEADELRVTCAGPDAGQVPLDRTNLAARAAEKLAERYGRSPAVHLHIAKDIPVAGGMAGGSADGAGALLACDALWGTGASRDELLGICAELGSDVPFSLVGGAALGTGRGERLTALEVGGTFHWVFAVADGGLSTPAVYGEFDRLNEGVRIPEPVASDALLAALAKGDPHALAATLANDLQPAALSLRPSLAATLAAGRAAGALAGLVSGSGPTTAFLAPDEQTAARVADALLASDTCRAARVTRSPAAGAVLV; this is encoded by the coding sequence GTGAGCGTCACCGTCCGCGTCCCCGCCAAGGTCAACGTCCAGCTCGCGGTGGGCGCGGCCCGCCCCGACGGCTTCCACGACCTGGCGAACGTCTTCCTGGCCGTCGGCCTGTACGACGAGGTCACCGCCACCGAGGCCGACGAGCTGCGCGTGACCTGCGCGGGCCCGGACGCCGGCCAGGTCCCGCTGGACCGTACGAACCTGGCCGCCCGCGCCGCCGAGAAGCTCGCCGAGCGGTACGGCCGCAGCCCCGCCGTCCATCTGCACATCGCCAAGGACATCCCGGTCGCCGGCGGCATGGCGGGCGGCAGCGCGGACGGCGCGGGCGCCCTGCTGGCCTGCGACGCGCTGTGGGGGACCGGCGCCTCCCGCGACGAACTGCTCGGCATCTGCGCCGAACTCGGCAGCGACGTGCCCTTCAGCCTGGTCGGCGGGGCCGCGCTGGGCACCGGGCGCGGGGAGCGGCTGACGGCGCTGGAGGTGGGCGGCACCTTCCACTGGGTCTTCGCCGTCGCCGACGGCGGGCTGTCCACCCCGGCGGTCTACGGCGAGTTCGACCGCCTCAACGAAGGCGTACGGATCCCGGAACCGGTCGCCTCCGACGCCCTCCTGGCCGCTCTCGCCAAGGGCGACCCGCACGCCCTCGCCGCCACCCTGGCCAACGACCTCCAGCCCGCCGCCCTCTCCCTGCGCCCCTCCCTCGCCGCCACCCTGGCCGCAGGGCGCGCCGCCGGAGCCCTGGCCGGCCTGGTCTCCGGCTCGGGCCCCACGACGGCCTTCCTGGCCCCCGACGAGCAGACCGCAGCGCGCGTCGCCGACGCCCTCCTCGCCTCGGACACCTGCCGCGCCGCCCGGGTCACGCGGTCCCCGGCGGCGGGAGCCGTGCTGGTGTGA
- a CDS encoding resuscitation-promoting factor, translating to MSRSPYETYEAYARYEETYGTTYAPHAPHAPYETYETYGHGGSGAYGAAVLPEEVSSPYVPSPPYQDTYRPAYEAAAERSGARRPAVQPVLPRQATGPAAPVVQGGTGGRRRARRRGPRPARLPETGGLRRLLPQALVVAFLAGGTTAFVAHDKAVELDVDGSPRNLHTFADDVTELLAEEGLRVGAHDTVAPAPGTALSSGDAVEVRYGRPVRLTLDGQRHAAWTTARTVGGALREWGVRAEGAYLSAARSQRIGRTGLTLDVRTERAVTIMADGRPRTVRTNAATVREAVEEAGVTLRGQDTTSVPQDSFPRDGQTVTVLRITGGREVREEQIPFVVRRVADPGLFRGTEVVERAGRPGVRRVTYSLRSVNGVRQRPRQLASEVVRAPRTQIVKVGTRPHPPSVRGADGLDWQGLAQCESGGRPDAEDPSGTYGGLYQFDQDTWHSLGGAGRPQDAPPEEQTYRAKKLYVQRGAAPWPQCGDRLRS from the coding sequence GTGAGCAGATCGCCGTACGAGACGTACGAGGCGTACGCGCGGTACGAGGAGACGTACGGGACGACGTACGCGCCCCACGCGCCTCACGCGCCCTACGAGACATACGAGACATACGGACACGGAGGGTCAGGGGCGTACGGAGCGGCCGTCCTGCCCGAGGAGGTTTCGTCCCCGTACGTGCCCTCGCCCCCGTATCAGGACACCTACCGGCCCGCGTACGAAGCCGCCGCCGAGCGGTCCGGGGCCCGGCGGCCGGCCGTGCAGCCGGTGCTGCCCCGGCAGGCGACCGGTCCGGCCGCACCCGTCGTACAGGGCGGCACCGGCGGGCGCCGGCGGGCGCGGCGGCGCGGTCCGCGGCCCGCGCGGCTGCCGGAGACCGGAGGGCTGCGCAGGCTGCTGCCGCAGGCGCTGGTGGTCGCGTTCCTGGCCGGGGGCACCACCGCGTTCGTCGCCCACGACAAGGCGGTCGAGCTCGATGTCGACGGCAGCCCGCGCAATCTGCACACCTTCGCCGACGACGTGACGGAACTCCTCGCCGAGGAGGGCCTGCGGGTCGGCGCGCACGACACCGTGGCCCCGGCCCCCGGTACGGCGCTCAGCAGCGGTGACGCGGTCGAGGTGCGGTACGGGCGCCCGGTACGGCTCACGCTGGACGGGCAGCGGCACGCGGCGTGGACGACCGCGCGCACGGTCGGCGGAGCGCTCAGGGAGTGGGGGGTGCGCGCGGAGGGCGCGTATCTGTCGGCGGCACGCTCCCAGCGCATCGGACGCACCGGGCTCACGCTCGACGTCCGCACCGAACGCGCCGTCACCATCATGGCGGACGGCCGCCCGCGCACCGTCCGCACCAACGCGGCGACCGTGCGGGAGGCGGTCGAGGAGGCCGGGGTCACGCTGCGCGGCCAGGACACCACCTCCGTTCCGCAGGACAGCTTCCCGCGCGACGGGCAGACGGTCACCGTGCTGCGGATCACCGGCGGACGGGAGGTGCGCGAGGAGCAGATCCCGTTCGTCGTGCGCCGGGTCGCCGACCCCGGGCTCTTCCGCGGCACCGAGGTCGTGGAGCGCGCCGGGCGGCCCGGGGTGCGCCGGGTCACGTACTCCCTGCGCAGCGTCAACGGCGTACGCCAGCGGCCGCGGCAGCTGGCGTCGGAGGTGGTGCGCGCGCCGCGCACGCAGATCGTGAAGGTCGGCACGCGGCCGCATCCGCCGTCGGTGCGCGGCGCCGACGGGCTGGACTGGCAGGGGCTGGCGCAGTGCGAGTCGGGCGGCCGCCCGGACGCGGAGGACCCGTCCGGCACGTACGGCGGCCTGTACCAGTTCGACCAGGACACCTGGCACAGCCTCGGCGGCGCCGGCCGTCCCCAGGACGCCCCGCCCGAGGAGCAGACGTACCGCGCCAAGAAGCTCTACGTGCAGCGCGGCGCCGCCCCCTGGCCGCAGTGCGGGGACCGGCTGCGGTCCTAG
- a CDS encoding TatD family hydrolase — translation MSSKAHSGDAGKADKNTAPPLPEPLRIPVADSHTHLDMQSGTVEEGLAKAASVGVTTVVQVGCDVHGSRWAAETAAAHANVHAAVALHPNEAPRIVHGDPDGWSRQGARRPGGDAALDEALAEIDRLAALPQVKGVGETGLDFFRTGPEGVAAQERSFRAHIEIAKRHGKALVIHDRDAHADVLRVLKEEGAPERTVFHCYSGDAEMAEVCARAGYFMSFAGNVTFKNAQNLRDALAVAPLELVLVETDAPFLTPAPYRGRPNAPYLVPVTVRAMAAVRGTDEDTLATALAANTARAFGY, via the coding sequence ATGTCCTCGAAAGCCCACAGCGGCGACGCCGGCAAAGCCGACAAGAACACCGCGCCCCCGCTCCCCGAGCCGCTGCGGATACCGGTCGCCGACTCCCACACCCACCTCGACATGCAGTCCGGCACGGTCGAGGAGGGGCTGGCCAAGGCCGCCTCGGTGGGCGTGACCACGGTCGTCCAGGTCGGCTGCGACGTGCACGGCTCCCGCTGGGCCGCCGAGACGGCCGCGGCGCACGCGAACGTCCACGCGGCGGTCGCCCTCCACCCCAACGAGGCGCCCCGGATCGTCCACGGCGACCCGGACGGCTGGTCCCGGCAGGGCGCACGGCGGCCGGGCGGGGACGCCGCCCTCGACGAGGCACTCGCCGAGATCGACCGGCTGGCGGCGCTGCCCCAGGTCAAGGGCGTGGGCGAGACCGGCCTCGACTTCTTCCGCACCGGCCCGGAGGGCGTCGCCGCGCAGGAGCGGTCCTTCCGCGCCCACATCGAGATCGCCAAGCGGCACGGCAAGGCGCTCGTCATCCACGACCGGGACGCCCACGCCGACGTGCTGCGCGTCCTCAAGGAGGAGGGCGCCCCCGAGCGGACGGTGTTCCACTGCTACTCGGGCGACGCGGAGATGGCCGAGGTGTGCGCTCGCGCGGGCTACTTCATGTCCTTCGCGGGCAACGTCACCTTCAAGAACGCCCAGAACCTCCGGGACGCCCTCGCCGTCGCCCCGCTGGAGCTGGTCCTGGTGGAGACCGACGCGCCCTTCCTCACCCCGGCGCCCTACCGCGGCCGGCCCAACGCGCCCTATCTGGTGCCGGTGACGGTGCGTGCGATGGCGGCCGTGCGCGGCACCGACGAGGACACGCTGGCCACGGCGCTCGCCGCCAACACCGCCCGCGCCTTCGGCTACTGA
- the rsmI gene encoding 16S rRNA (cytidine(1402)-2'-O)-methyltransferase — MTGTLVLAGTPIGDVQDAPPRLAAELAEADVIAAEDTRRMRRLAQALGVTPRGRVVSYFEGNESARTPELVEELTGGARVLLVTDAGMPSVSDPGYRLVAAAVERDVRVTAVPGPSAVLTALALSGLPVDRFCFEGFLPRKAGERRSRLREVAAERRTLVFFESTHRIEDTLAAMAEEFGADRRAAVCRELTKTYEEVRRGGLGELAAWAVENGGVRGEITVVVEGAPETGPAEIGAEELVRRVRVREEAGERRKEAIAAVAAEAGLPKREVFDAVVAAKHSG; from the coding sequence GTGACAGGAACCCTTGTGTTGGCCGGCACCCCCATCGGCGACGTCCAGGACGCGCCGCCCCGGCTCGCCGCCGAGCTGGCCGAGGCGGACGTGATCGCCGCCGAGGACACCCGGCGGATGCGCCGGCTCGCCCAGGCGCTCGGCGTGACCCCGCGCGGGCGTGTCGTGTCGTACTTCGAGGGCAACGAGTCCGCCCGCACCCCGGAGCTGGTCGAGGAGCTGACCGGCGGGGCGCGGGTGCTGCTGGTCACCGACGCGGGCATGCCCTCCGTGTCCGACCCGGGCTACCGGCTGGTCGCGGCGGCCGTCGAACGGGACGTACGGGTCACCGCGGTGCCCGGACCGTCCGCCGTGCTCACCGCGCTGGCACTGTCCGGGCTGCCGGTGGACAGGTTCTGCTTCGAGGGCTTCCTGCCCCGCAAGGCGGGCGAGCGGCGCTCGCGGCTGCGGGAGGTCGCCGCCGAGCGGCGCACCCTCGTCTTCTTCGAGTCCACGCACCGCATCGAGGACACCCTCGCGGCGATGGCCGAGGAGTTCGGCGCCGACCGGCGGGCCGCCGTGTGCCGGGAGCTGACCAAGACCTATGAGGAGGTCAGGCGCGGCGGGCTCGGCGAGCTGGCCGCCTGGGCGGTGGAGAACGGCGGGGTGCGCGGCGAGATCACCGTCGTGGTCGAGGGCGCGCCCGAGACCGGGCCGGCGGAGATCGGCGCCGAGGAGCTGGTGCGGCGGGTGCGGGTCCGCGAGGAGGCGGGCGAGCGGCGCAAGGAGGCCATCGCGGCGGTCGCCGCCGAGGCCGGGCTGCCCAAGCGCGAGGTGTTCGACGCGGTGGTGGCGGCCAAGCACTCCGGCTGA
- the rsmA gene encoding 16S rRNA (adenine(1518)-N(6)/adenine(1519)-N(6))-dimethyltransferase RsmA: MSSPLPDALLGPADIRELAAALGVRPTKQRGQNFVIDANTVRRIVRTADVTSEDVVVEVGPGLGSLTLGLLEAADRVTAVEIDDVLAAALPATVAARLPERADRFALVHSDAMHVTELPGPAPTALVANLPYNVAVPVLLHMLQTFPSIERTLVMVQAEVADRLAADPGSKVYGVPSVKANWYAEVKRAGAIGRNVFWPAPNVDSGLVSLVRRAEPPKTTATRREVFAVVDAAFAQRRKTLRAALAGWAGSAAAAEAALVAAGVSPQARGESLTVAEFARIAEHGPRAPHPERQGSERPSAEQQPE, translated from the coding sequence GTGAGCAGCCCCCTCCCCGACGCCCTGCTGGGCCCCGCCGACATCCGCGAGCTGGCGGCGGCCCTCGGTGTCCGCCCCACCAAGCAGCGCGGCCAGAACTTCGTGATCGACGCGAACACGGTCCGCCGTATCGTCCGCACCGCCGACGTCACCTCCGAGGACGTGGTCGTCGAGGTCGGGCCGGGACTCGGCTCGCTCACGCTGGGCCTGCTGGAGGCCGCCGACCGGGTCACCGCCGTCGAGATCGACGACGTGCTGGCCGCCGCGCTGCCCGCGACCGTCGCCGCCCGGCTGCCCGAGCGCGCCGACCGGTTCGCGCTGGTGCACTCCGACGCGATGCATGTCACCGAGCTGCCGGGGCCCGCCCCGACCGCGCTGGTGGCGAACCTGCCGTACAACGTCGCCGTGCCCGTGCTGCTGCATATGCTCCAGACCTTCCCGAGCATCGAGCGCACCCTCGTCATGGTGCAGGCCGAGGTCGCCGACCGGCTCGCCGCCGACCCCGGCTCGAAGGTGTACGGGGTGCCGTCCGTCAAGGCGAACTGGTACGCCGAGGTCAAGCGGGCCGGTGCCATCGGCCGCAATGTCTTCTGGCCCGCGCCGAACGTCGACAGCGGCCTGGTGTCCCTGGTCCGCCGCGCCGAGCCGCCGAAGACCACCGCGACCAGGCGCGAGGTGTTCGCGGTCGTCGACGCGGCCTTCGCGCAGCGCCGCAAGACGCTGCGGGCCGCGCTCGCCGGCTGGGCCGGGTCCGCCGCGGCGGCGGAGGCGGCGCTGGTGGCCGCCGGGGTGTCGCCGCAGGCCCGCGGCGAGTCGCTGACCGTGGCGGAGTTCGCGCGCATCGCGGAGCACGGGCCGCGGGCGCCGCACCCGGAGCGGCAGGGCTCCGAGCGGCCGTCCGCCGAGCAGCAGCCCGAGTAA
- a CDS encoding outer membrane protein assembly factor BamB family protein, with translation MAQPPSQPPQGGFGAPPPQDGASQPQPPQSGGSGPAGDPRQATPPPPDQPPQQPQQPADAPQLSKTPPPAAPPQPPSGPPQPAPGYGYPQPPQPGYGYPQQPGPYGQPGPYGAQPGPYNAPTVPAAPAAGPYGPPQQPGPYGQQPGYGYPPPQFPGGPGTPPPGGGSRNPFKGRPAVIIGAAVAALLVVGGTVWAVTGGGDGDGGKKPVADKSGDAKASGSAGPASDAPVNPGDGEGDGDGKDSSDLNAGRKAGEARVLWYKEAPDAPNGGAEAPGMWITGKAAVKAAYKQVFAYNVGDGNPTWAPVTFPQKICAVTEQKTADDKAVIAYMSGSSDRAKCNQLQQLDLNTGKLGWKAQIGDGALFDSALTIELSVTGKTLMVGRSQSGVAYNVDTGAKMYEKTKYGEACFPTAFAGGPKLVSVASCGAGGANAHDEVQELDPATGKARWTRKIPKGWTVQRTYSVDPLVLYSTDEDKKHWNLSTLNNDGSVRSQADVKGTFAPECGWAILNRELQGCQGVAADADTLYLPTKATTGPNEVVAVNLSTGKEKWRVKSPSDTTMLPVRAENGQLVAYVEPSYDQGGRVVSLPTAGTTHTPVTLLQNPQGTAEIENGFFSRDIDWVDGRFYLSTTRLNGSDKAKEKLMLAFAK, from the coding sequence ATGGCTCAGCCGCCCAGTCAGCCGCCGCAGGGCGGCTTCGGAGCACCGCCGCCACAGGACGGCGCTTCGCAGCCGCAACCACCGCAGAGCGGCGGGTCCGGCCCCGCGGGCGATCCGCGGCAGGCCACACCCCCGCCTCCGGACCAGCCGCCCCAGCAGCCCCAGCAGCCCGCCGACGCGCCGCAGCTGTCGAAGACCCCGCCGCCCGCCGCCCCGCCGCAGCCGCCGTCCGGCCCGCCCCAGCCCGCTCCCGGCTACGGCTACCCGCAGCCGCCCCAGCCGGGGTACGGCTACCCGCAGCAGCCCGGCCCGTACGGCCAGCCGGGTCCCTACGGCGCCCAGCCCGGCCCCTACAACGCCCCCACCGTGCCCGCTGCCCCTGCGGCCGGACCGTACGGGCCGCCGCAGCAGCCGGGCCCCTACGGGCAGCAGCCGGGGTACGGCTATCCGCCGCCGCAGTTCCCCGGAGGGCCCGGCACCCCGCCGCCCGGCGGTGGCTCCCGCAACCCCTTCAAGGGCAGGCCCGCGGTGATCATCGGTGCCGCGGTGGCCGCGCTGCTCGTGGTCGGCGGCACCGTGTGGGCCGTCACCGGCGGCGGAGATGGTGACGGCGGCAAGAAGCCGGTCGCGGACAAGAGCGGCGACGCCAAGGCGTCGGGCTCGGCCGGCCCCGCGTCCGATGCCCCGGTCAACCCGGGCGACGGCGAGGGCGACGGCGACGGCAAGGACTCCAGCGACCTCAACGCCGGCCGCAAGGCGGGCGAGGCCCGGGTGCTCTGGTACAAGGAGGCCCCGGACGCCCCCAACGGCGGCGCCGAGGCCCCCGGCATGTGGATCACCGGCAAGGCGGCGGTGAAGGCGGCGTACAAGCAGGTCTTCGCGTACAACGTCGGCGACGGCAACCCCACCTGGGCCCCGGTCACCTTCCCGCAGAAGATCTGCGCGGTGACCGAGCAGAAGACGGCCGACGACAAGGCCGTCATCGCGTACATGAGCGGCAGCAGCGACCGCGCCAAGTGCAACCAGCTCCAGCAGCTCGACCTCAACACCGGCAAGCTGGGCTGGAAGGCGCAGATCGGCGACGGCGCCCTGTTCGACAGCGCGCTCACCATCGAGCTGTCCGTCACCGGCAAGACGCTGATGGTCGGCCGCTCGCAGTCGGGCGTCGCGTACAACGTGGACACCGGCGCCAAGATGTACGAGAAGACGAAGTACGGCGAGGCGTGCTTCCCGACCGCTTTCGCGGGCGGCCCGAAGCTGGTCTCGGTCGCCTCCTGCGGGGCGGGCGGCGCCAACGCCCACGACGAGGTGCAGGAGCTCGACCCGGCCACCGGCAAGGCCAGGTGGACGCGGAAGATCCCCAAGGGCTGGACGGTCCAGCGGACCTACTCCGTCGATCCGCTCGTCCTGTACTCGACCGACGAGGACAAGAAGCACTGGAACCTCTCGACCCTGAACAACGACGGGTCGGTGCGCTCGCAGGCCGATGTGAAGGGGACCTTCGCGCCCGAGTGCGGCTGGGCCATCCTCAACCGCGAACTCCAGGGCTGCCAGGGCGTGGCGGCCGACGCCGACACCCTCTACCTGCCCACCAAGGCGACCACCGGGCCCAACGAGGTCGTCGCGGTCAACCTCTCCACCGGCAAGGAGAAGTGGCGGGTCAAGTCCCCCTCGGACACCACGATGCTGCCGGTCAGGGCGGAGAACGGACAGCTCGTCGCGTACGTCGAGCCGTCCTACGACCAGGGCGGCCGGGTCGTGTCCCTGCCGACCGCCGGCACCACCCACACTCCGGTCACGCTGCTCCAGAACCCGCAGGGCACCGCGGAGATCGAGAACGGCTTCTTCTCCCGTGACATCGACTGGGTCGACGGCCGGTTCTACCTCTCCACCACCCGCCTGAACGGCAGCGACAAGGCCAAGGAGAAGCTGATGCTCGCCTTCGCCAAGTAG
- a CDS encoding ABC-F family ATP-binding cassette domain-containing protein translates to MAVNLVNVENVSKVYGTRALLDGVSLGVSEGDRIGVVGRNGDGKTTLIRMLAKAEEADSGRVTHAGGLRLGVLTQHDSLDPEATVRHEVIGDLADHEWAGNAKIRDVLTGLFGGLDLPGFPKGLDTVIAPLSGGERRRIALAKLLIEEQDLLVLDEPTNHLDVEGIAWLAAHLRERRSALVCVTHDRWFLDQVCTRMWDVQRGAVYEYEGGYSDYVFARAERERIAATEETKRQNLVRKELAWLRRGAPARTSKPRFRVEAANELIKDVPPPRDSSELMKFASSRLGKSVFDLEDVTIQAGPKVLLEHVTWQLGPGDRIGLVGVNGAGKTSLLRAMERAARTEGDVQPAGGRIAVGRTVKLAYLSQEVAELDPSWRVLEAVQQVRERVDLGKGREMTAGQLCETFGFGKEKQWTPVGDLSGGERRRLQLLRLLMDEPNVLFLDEPTNDLDIETLTQLEDLLDGWPGSMIVISHDRFFVERTTDTVQALLGDGTLRMLPRGIDEYLERRHRMEQQAAVASAPAPVASAAAPEKSAAELRAAKKELQKIERQLDRVSEKESTLHARIAEHATDFAKVAELDAELRDLVGEREELELRWLELAEDA, encoded by the coding sequence ATGGCCGTCAATCTGGTCAATGTCGAGAACGTCAGCAAGGTGTACGGGACGCGTGCGCTGCTCGACGGGGTGTCGCTCGGCGTGTCCGAAGGGGACCGGATCGGGGTCGTCGGGCGCAACGGGGACGGCAAGACGACGCTGATCAGGATGCTGGCCAAGGCGGAGGAGGCCGACTCCGGGCGGGTCACGCACGCGGGCGGGCTGCGGCTCGGCGTGCTCACGCAGCATGACTCGCTGGACCCGGAGGCGACCGTGCGGCACGAGGTCATCGGGGACCTCGCCGACCACGAGTGGGCGGGCAACGCGAAGATCCGCGACGTGCTGACCGGGCTGTTCGGCGGGCTCGACCTGCCGGGCTTCCCCAAGGGCCTGGACACCGTGATCGCCCCGCTCTCCGGCGGTGAGCGCCGCCGGATCGCGCTGGCCAAGCTGCTCATCGAGGAGCAGGACCTGCTCGTCCTGGACGAGCCCACCAACCACCTCGACGTCGAGGGCATCGCCTGGCTCGCCGCCCATCTGCGCGAGCGCCGCTCCGCGCTGGTCTGCGTCACCCACGACCGCTGGTTCCTCGACCAGGTCTGCACCCGCATGTGGGACGTGCAGCGCGGCGCCGTCTACGAGTACGAGGGCGGCTACTCCGACTACGTCTTCGCGCGCGCCGAGCGCGAGCGCATCGCCGCCACCGAGGAGACCAAGCGGCAGAACCTGGTCCGCAAGGAGCTGGCCTGGCTGCGCCGCGGCGCCCCCGCCCGTACGTCCAAGCCGCGCTTCCGGGTGGAGGCCGCCAACGAGCTGATCAAGGACGTGCCGCCGCCGCGCGACAGCAGCGAACTGATGAAGTTCGCGTCGTCCCGGCTGGGCAAGTCCGTCTTCGACCTGGAGGACGTGACGATCCAGGCCGGGCCCAAGGTGCTCCTCGAACACGTCACCTGGCAGCTCGGCCCCGGCGACCGCATCGGCCTGGTCGGTGTCAACGGCGCGGGCAAGACGTCCCTGCTGCGGGCCATGGAGCGGGCGGCGCGCACCGAGGGCGACGTGCAGCCCGCGGGCGGCCGGATCGCCGTCGGCCGGACCGTCAAGCTGGCCTACCTCTCCCAGGAGGTCGCCGAACTCGACCCCTCCTGGCGGGTGCTGGAGGCCGTGCAGCAGGTGCGCGAGCGCGTCGACCTCGGCAAGGGCCGGGAGATGACCGCCGGACAGCTGTGCGAGACGTTCGGCTTCGGCAAGGAGAAGCAGTGGACGCCGGTCGGCGACCTGTCCGGCGGTGAGCGGCGCCGGCTGCAACTGCTGCGCCTGCTCATGGACGAGCCCAACGTCCTCTTCCTCGACGAGCCCACCAACGACCTCGACATCGAGACCCTGACCCAGCTGGAGGACCTGCTCGACGGCTGGCCCGGCTCGATGATCGTGATCTCCCACGACCGGTTCTTCGTCGAGCGCACCACCGACACGGTGCAGGCGCTGCTGGGCGACGGCACGCTGCGGATGCTGCCGCGCGGCATCGACGAGTACCTGGAGCGGCGCCACCGCATGGAGCAGCAGGCCGCCGTGGCCTCCGCCCCGGCCCCGGTCGCCTCCGCCGCCGCCCCCGAGAAGAGCGCCGCCGAACTGCGCGCCGCGAAGAAGGAACTCCAGAAGATCGAGCGGCAGTTGGACCGCGTCTCCGAGAAGGAGAGCACCCTGCACGCCCGGATCGCGGAGCACGCCACCGACTTCGCGAAGGTGGCCGAACTCGACGCCGAGCTGCGCGATCTGGTGGGGGAGCGCGAGGAACTGGAACTGCGCTGGCTCGAACTCGCCGAGGACGCGTAG